A single genomic interval of Spinacia oleracea cultivar Varoflay chromosome 6, BTI_SOV_V1, whole genome shotgun sequence harbors:
- the LOC130464240 gene encoding uncharacterized protein, producing the protein MDEDQHANSGPSNKSPNQVPQKQKKKPRGPTKKEAQCAQQPGSLDCGYYVMRFMYDIIMNHGNSQDLTKDFSRTLPYSPEEINEVKDFWADYFMNNVEFLA; encoded by the exons atggatgaagatcaacacgcaaattcaggtccttctaacaaatcaccaaatcaagtgccccaaaagcaaaaaaagaagccaagAGGCCCTACAAAAAAAGAAGcacag tgtgctcaacaaccgggatcactagattgtggctactacgtcatgcgttttatgtacgacataataatgaatcatggtaatagtcaagatcttactaag gatttttcaagaacattgccctattcaccggaggagattaatgaggtgaaagatttttgggcagattacttcatgaacaatgtcgaatttttagcttaa
- the LOC110805274 gene encoding cysteine-rich receptor-like protein kinase 29 isoform X2 — MRDEGNGSSTAKVAIPIVVSTAILVVLVGGFIYLRKRRRTKKKFENSNEQDESLNFENLHYGFDTIRVATDNFSEANTLGRGGFGIVYKGTLSDGQEIAVKRLSRDSGQGDDEFKTEVLLVANLQHRNLVRLLGFCLEQDERLLIYEFVLNSSLDHFLFDESKRSNLDWETRYKIITGIARGLLYLHEDSRLRIIHRDLKVSNILLDAEMNPKIADFGTARLFGVDQTQGDTKRIVGTYGYMAPEYVYHGFFSVKSDVYSFGVLVLEIITGQKNSSIRNKEYTDDLISYVWRNWREDTALSVIDPTLSTGSRIEIIRCIHMGLLCVQGNAEDRPTMSSAMLMLSSHSITLPVPSHPAFVIAIVDNNTKENTSTNEISITDLLPR, encoded by the exons ATGCGGGATGAAG GAAATGGAAGTAGCACAGCAAAGGTTGCCATCCCAATCGTTGTTTCAACGGCTATATTAGTTGTTCTCGTAGGTGGATTCATTTACTTGCGTAAAAGAAGAAGGACAAAGAAAAAGTTTGAAAACTCAA ATGAACAAGATGAAAGCCTAAATTTTGAGAATCTGCACTATGGTTTCGATACCATTAGAGTGGCAACAGACAACTTCTCAGAAGCTAATACACTTGGCCGAGGAGGATTTGGTATAGTTTACAAG GGAACATTATCAGATGGACAAGAGATCGCAGTGAAGAGACTCTCAAGGGATTCGGGACAAGGTGATGACGAGTTTAAGACAGAAGTTTTGTTAGTTGCTAATCTTCAACACAGGAATCTTGTTAGGTTGCTTGGCTTCTGCTTAGAACAAGATGAAAGACTTCTCATTTATGAGTTTGTTCTTAACAGTAGCCTCGATCACTTCTTGTTCG ATGAAAGCAAGCGATCAAATTTGGACTGGGAAACGCGCTACAAAATTATAACAGGGATAGCTCGAGGGCTCCTTTACCTACATGAAGATTCTCGACTTCGAATTATCCATCGTGATCTTAAAGTGAGCAACATACTTCTAGATGCTGAAATGAATCCCAAGATTGCTGATTTTGGCACGGCGAGGTTGTTTGGTGTTGATCAAACTCAAGGAGATACTAAAAGAATTGTCGGTACCTA TGGATATATGGCACCAGAATATGTATATCATGGATTCTTCTCCGTAAAATCAGATGTATACAGCTTTGGTGTGCTAGTTCTGGAAATCATCACGGGTCAGAAGAATTCTAGTATTCGTAACAAGGAATACACAGACGACCTAATAAGCTAT GTATGGAGAAATTGGAGAGAGGATACAGCTTTATCTGTAATCGATCCAACATTATCAACAGGGTCAAGAATTGAGATAATAAGATGCATACACATGGGTTTGTTATGTGTTCAAGGAAACGCGGAGGATCGACCAACAATGTCTTCAGCAATGTTGATGCTTAGTAGTCATTCTATAACACTTCCGGTCCCTTCTCATCCTGCATTTGTCATTGCTATTGTCGATAACAACACTAAAGAGAATACGTCAACAAATGAGATTTCCATTACCGATCTCTTACCACGATAA